A genomic segment from Nocardiopsis sp. Huas11 encodes:
- a CDS encoding DsbA family oxidoreductase: protein MRIEIWADVVCPWAYIGKRRLERGLAAWEGEDVEVVWRPFRIDPTAPAGAEPLDELLRDPWVDAELRACAPHLTTEQNRTRVAELAAAEGLGPRWGAGWRVSSGQAHRLIALALREGGPRLQDAVVEGVLHAHFVAAEDIGSAAVLDRVAREAGFPEGGPLLSGDAGEREVRELLLRGRAIGVRTSPTFTVGGRALAGAQEGEAVLEFAAEAARAAERGPARMPEEVERLRLAESLLGAADPLGALTLLAPLLEEHSADRNVLRLAARCYARSAQLGRAERTLADLLAQEPGDAYAHRLMGSVLRRRGEGERAAPHLRLASAMAPEYD from the coding sequence ATGAGGATCGAGATCTGGGCGGACGTGGTCTGCCCCTGGGCCTATATCGGCAAGCGGCGGCTCGAACGGGGGCTGGCCGCCTGGGAGGGCGAGGACGTCGAGGTCGTGTGGCGCCCCTTCCGGATCGATCCGACGGCGCCGGCCGGGGCCGAGCCCCTGGACGAGCTGCTGCGCGACCCCTGGGTGGACGCCGAGCTGCGCGCCTGCGCCCCGCACCTGACGACCGAGCAGAACCGCACGCGGGTCGCCGAGCTGGCCGCGGCCGAGGGGCTCGGGCCCCGGTGGGGCGCGGGCTGGCGGGTGAGCAGCGGGCAGGCGCACCGCCTGATCGCCCTCGCCCTGCGCGAGGGAGGCCCCCGGCTCCAGGACGCCGTGGTCGAGGGCGTCCTGCACGCCCACTTCGTGGCGGCCGAGGACATCGGCAGTGCGGCGGTGCTCGACCGTGTCGCCCGTGAGGCGGGGTTCCCCGAGGGCGGCCCCCTGTTGAGCGGGGACGCGGGGGAGCGGGAGGTCCGCGAGCTCCTGCTGCGGGGCCGGGCGATCGGCGTGCGCACGTCCCCGACCTTCACCGTGGGCGGCCGCGCGCTGGCGGGCGCCCAGGAGGGCGAGGCCGTACTGGAGTTCGCCGCCGAGGCGGCCAGGGCGGCCGAGCGCGGGCCGGCCCGGATGCCCGAGGAGGTCGAGCGCCTGCGGCTGGCGGAGTCGCTGTTGGGCGCCGCCGACCCGCTCGGCGCGCTCACCCTGCTCGCACCCCTCCTGGAGGAGCACTCCGCGGACCGCAACGTCCTGCGCCTGGCCGCGCGCTGTTACGCGCGCTCCGCCCAGCTCGGCCGGGCCGAGCGCACGCTGGCGGACCTGCTGGCCCAGGAGCCCGGCGACGCCTACGCCCACCGGCTGATGGGCAGTGTGCTCCGGCGGCGCGGCGAGGGGGAGCGGGCCGCGCCCCACCTGCGCCTGGCGTCGGCCATGGCCCCCGAGTACGACTGA
- a CDS encoding TetR/AcrR family transcriptional regulator, with the protein MNPDDPRAQRTRDRLRAALRSLAAEHELRSLTIAAVAREAGVNRATVYQHYGDLDALVADTMESAAEHVARCADHCPLDLPSARPRPGEAPEGTAPADRTPAPLVDLFEHVAEQAVLYRRMLSDQGSARFAHMLRDRLTEVLAARFAQGARPPGFDDVPARLHAAYLAGALVGVVSDTVLADGAPEPQATAAATWRLLRG; encoded by the coding sequence GTGAACCCCGACGATCCCCGCGCCCAACGCACCAGGGACCGGCTGCGCGCGGCACTGAGATCCCTGGCCGCCGAGCACGAGCTCCGTTCGCTCACCATCGCCGCCGTCGCCCGGGAGGCGGGCGTGAACCGGGCGACCGTGTACCAGCACTACGGCGACCTGGACGCCCTGGTGGCCGACACCATGGAGAGCGCCGCCGAGCACGTGGCGCGCTGCGCCGACCACTGCCCGCTCGACCTGCCCTCCGCCCGCCCGCGCCCGGGAGAGGCCCCGGAGGGGACGGCCCCGGCGGACCGGACCCCCGCCCCGCTGGTGGACCTGTTCGAGCACGTGGCCGAACAGGCGGTGCTCTACCGGCGGATGCTCTCGGACCAGGGCAGCGCCCGCTTCGCCCACATGCTCCGCGACCGACTGACCGAGGTGCTGGCCGCCCGCTTCGCCCAGGGCGCGCGTCCGCCCGGGTTCGACGACGTCCCCGCGCGCCTGCACGCCGCCTACCTGGCGGGAGCGCTGGTGGGAGTGGTCTCCGACACGGTGCTCGCAGACGGGGCACCGGAACCGCAGGCCACGGCGGCCGCCACGTGGCGGCTCCTGCGCGGGTGA
- the pth gene encoding aminoacyl-tRNA hydrolase has translation MAETERWLVVGLGNPGPTYAGNRHNAGFMVVDALARAGNERWKSHKARAEVVETRLDGTPVVLAKPRTYMNLSGGPTAALSTFYKIPVERIVVVHDELDIDFGALKLKRGGGSGGHNGLKSLTASLGGPDYVRVRFGVGRPPGRMDAAAFVLRDFSSTERGELDLNVERAADAVRTVLTDGLDRAQNIFHTAA, from the coding sequence ATGGCTGAGACCGAGCGGTGGCTGGTCGTCGGGCTGGGCAACCCCGGCCCCACGTACGCGGGCAACCGGCACAACGCGGGCTTCATGGTGGTCGACGCGCTGGCCCGCGCCGGCAACGAGCGCTGGAAGTCGCACAAGGCCCGCGCCGAGGTCGTGGAGACCCGCCTGGACGGCACACCGGTGGTGCTGGCCAAGCCGCGCACGTACATGAACCTCTCCGGCGGCCCCACGGCGGCGCTGAGCACCTTCTACAAGATCCCCGTCGAGCGGATCGTGGTGGTCCACGACGAGCTCGACATCGACTTCGGCGCGCTCAAGCTCAAGCGCGGGGGCGGGTCCGGCGGGCACAACGGGCTCAAGTCGCTGACCGCGTCCCTGGGCGGTCCGGACTACGTCCGGGTGCGCTTCGGCGTCGGCCGTCCGCCGGGGCGGATGGACGCGGCCGCCTTCGTGCTCAGGGACTTCTCCTCCACCGAGCGCGGCGAGCTCGACCTCAACGTCGAGCGGGCCGCGGACGCGGTGCGCACGGTCCTCACCGACGGACTCGACCGGGCGCAGAACATCTTCCACACCGCGGCCTGA
- a CDS encoding 50S ribosomal protein L25/general stress protein Ctc produces MSEVRIAAEPRTEFGKGASRRARRAGKVPAVLYGHGTEPRHLNLPGHDLMLALKTPNVLIRLDGLDKDNLALPKSVQRDAIKGFLEHVDLLVVSKGEKVEVEINVTLTGEVKAPGVLNQELVTVTVEAEATHIPEGVEFSVEGLEVGANPTASELKLPEGTTLVTDPDSLLLTVSAPRVEEEPTEGAESTTETEAAAE; encoded by the coding sequence GTGTCCGAGGTACGTATCGCTGCCGAGCCCCGCACGGAATTCGGCAAGGGCGCCTCCCGTCGCGCTCGCCGCGCGGGTAAGGTGCCGGCCGTCCTCTACGGCCACGGCACCGAGCCCCGCCACCTGAACCTGCCGGGCCACGATCTCATGCTCGCCCTGAAGACCCCCAACGTCCTGATTCGTCTGGACGGCCTGGACAAGGACAACCTCGCCCTTCCCAAGAGCGTGCAGCGCGACGCCATCAAGGGCTTCCTTGAGCACGTCGACCTGCTGGTCGTGTCCAAGGGCGAGAAGGTCGAGGTCGAGATCAACGTGACCCTGACCGGTGAGGTCAAGGCACCGGGTGTGCTCAACCAGGAGCTCGTCACCGTGACCGTCGAGGCCGAGGCCACCCACATCCCCGAGGGCGTGGAGTTCAGCGTCGAGGGCCTGGAGGTCGGTGCCAACCCGACCGCCTCCGAGCTGAAGCTGCCCGAGGGCACCACGCTGGTCACCGACCCCGATTCGCTGCTGCTCACCGTCTCCGCGCCGCGCGTGGAGGAGGAGCCCACCGAGGGCGCCGAGAGCACCACCGAGACCGAGGCCGCCGCCGAGTAG
- a CDS encoding ribose-phosphate diphosphokinase, giving the protein MSGMKATGQKQMMLFSGRTHPALADEVAKEMGIDVVPTRFDTFANGEIFVRYLESVRGSDAFVIQCHADPINEAIMEQLIMVDALKRASAKRITVVTPFFGYARQDKKHRGREPISARLMTDLFRTAGADRMMAVDLHTDQIQGFFDGPVDHLFALPILADHIASRVDLSEITVVSPDAGRVRTADKWADRLGAPLAIIHKRRDPDVANQVKVHEVVGQVEGRVCVLVDDMIDTGGTIVKAADALFEQGAAKVVVAATHGVLSGPAAERLQNSRISEVVITNSLPVPEERAFEKLTQLSIAPLVARAITEVFTDGSVTSLFE; this is encoded by the coding sequence GTGAGCGGCATGAAGGCCACCGGCCAGAAACAGATGATGCTCTTCTCGGGGCGCACGCACCCCGCGCTGGCCGACGAGGTAGCGAAGGAGATGGGGATCGACGTGGTCCCCACGCGGTTCGACACCTTCGCCAACGGTGAGATCTTCGTCCGCTACCTGGAGTCGGTGCGCGGCAGCGACGCCTTCGTGATCCAGTGCCACGCGGATCCGATCAACGAGGCCATCATGGAGCAGCTGATCATGGTGGACGCGCTCAAGCGGGCCTCCGCCAAGCGCATCACCGTGGTCACGCCGTTCTTCGGGTACGCCCGCCAGGACAAGAAGCACCGCGGGCGCGAGCCCATCTCGGCGCGCCTGATGACCGACCTGTTCCGCACCGCGGGCGCCGACCGGATGATGGCCGTCGACCTGCACACGGACCAGATCCAGGGCTTCTTCGACGGCCCGGTCGACCACCTGTTCGCGCTGCCGATCCTGGCCGACCACATCGCGAGCCGGGTCGACCTGTCCGAGATCACCGTCGTCTCCCCGGACGCCGGCCGGGTGCGCACCGCCGACAAGTGGGCCGACCGCCTGGGCGCGCCCCTGGCGATCATCCACAAGCGCCGTGACCCGGACGTGGCCAACCAGGTGAAGGTGCACGAGGTCGTCGGTCAGGTCGAGGGCCGCGTCTGCGTGCTCGTCGACGACATGATCGACACCGGCGGCACCATCGTCAAGGCCGCCGACGCGCTCTTCGAGCAGGGCGCGGCCAAGGTCGTCGTCGCCGCCACGCACGGCGTGCTGTCGGGCCCCGCGGCCGAGCGCCTGCAGAACTCGCGGATCTCCGAGGTGGTCATCACCAACTCGCTGCCGGTCCCCGAGGAGCGGGCCTTCGAGAAGCTCACGCAGCTGTCGATCGCCCCCCTGGTCGCCCGTGCCATCACCGAGGTCTTCACGGACGGCTCGGTCACGAGCCTGTTCGAGTAG
- the glmU gene encoding bifunctional UDP-N-acetylglucosamine diphosphorylase/glucosamine-1-phosphate N-acetyltransferase GlmU: protein MSVNRPAAVIVLAAGEGTRMKSKLPKVLHEINGRSMLGHVLSAARDLSPHYSVVVVGHAREQVRAHLAQAAPEALTAVQEEQNGTGHAVRMAVEDLASQGVKLTETVILTCGDTPLLRSETLAGLVAEHESEGNAVTVLSARVPDPHGYGRIVRDEHGSFTRIVEHADATPEQRGVDEINSGMYAFDGALLSSVVQRLSTDNAKGEEYITDAVALLRGDGHRVGAWVAQDWEEVQGVNDRVQLAEARRVLNERLLREHMRSGVTVVDPASTWVDAQVRIGRDAVIEPNSRLLGATVIGEDAHVGPGATLQDTVVGEGARVRETTADGAEIGPGATVGPYTYLRPGTRLAERAKAGAFVEVKNSNIGAGSKVPHLTYVGDADIGVGSNIGCSSVFVNYDGVDKHRSVIGDHVRLGSDNTFVAPVHVGDGAYSGAGTVIRDDVPPGALAVSEGNRQRNVEGWTRRKRPGTASAEAAEQAERHRADNEQ from the coding sequence GTGAGCGTGAACCGCCCGGCTGCCGTCATCGTCCTCGCGGCGGGCGAGGGCACCCGAATGAAGTCCAAGCTTCCCAAGGTCCTCCACGAGATCAACGGCCGGAGCATGCTCGGACACGTGCTCTCCGCCGCCCGCGACCTGTCCCCCCACTACTCGGTGGTCGTCGTCGGCCACGCCCGTGAGCAGGTCCGGGCCCACCTGGCCCAGGCCGCTCCCGAGGCCCTCACCGCCGTCCAGGAGGAGCAGAACGGCACCGGACACGCCGTGCGCATGGCCGTGGAGGACCTCGCCTCGCAGGGCGTGAAGCTCACCGAGACCGTCATCCTCACCTGCGGCGACACCCCCCTGCTGCGGTCCGAGACCCTCGCGGGCCTGGTCGCCGAGCACGAGAGCGAGGGCAACGCCGTCACGGTGCTCTCCGCCCGCGTGCCCGACCCCCACGGCTACGGGCGCATCGTCCGCGACGAACACGGCTCCTTCACCCGGATCGTCGAGCACGCCGACGCCACCCCCGAGCAGCGCGGCGTCGACGAGATCAACTCCGGCATGTACGCCTTCGACGGCGCCCTGCTCTCCTCCGTCGTCCAGCGGCTGTCCACGGACAACGCCAAGGGCGAGGAGTACATCACCGACGCCGTCGCGCTCCTGCGGGGCGACGGCCACCGTGTGGGCGCCTGGGTCGCCCAGGACTGGGAAGAGGTCCAGGGCGTCAACGACCGCGTCCAGCTGGCCGAGGCCCGGCGCGTCCTCAACGAGCGCCTGCTGCGCGAGCACATGCGCTCCGGGGTCACGGTCGTCGACCCCGCCAGCACCTGGGTGGACGCCCAGGTGCGCATCGGCCGCGACGCGGTGATCGAGCCCAACAGCCGCCTGCTCGGCGCCACCGTCATCGGCGAGGACGCCCACGTCGGTCCCGGAGCCACTCTGCAGGACACGGTGGTGGGCGAGGGAGCGCGCGTGCGCGAGACCACCGCGGACGGGGCGGAGATCGGCCCCGGGGCCACCGTGGGCCCCTACACCTACCTCCGGCCGGGCACCCGCCTGGCCGAGCGGGCCAAGGCCGGCGCCTTCGTCGAGGTCAAGAACTCGAACATCGGCGCCGGGTCCAAGGTTCCGCACCTGACCTACGTCGGGGACGCGGACATCGGTGTGGGCAGCAACATCGGCTGCTCCTCGGTGTTCGTCAACTACGACGGGGTCGACAAGCATCGGAGCGTCATCGGCGACCACGTCCGGCTCGGCAGCGACAACACCTTCGTCGCGCCGGTCCACGTGGGAGACGGTGCCTACTCCGGGGCCGGAACCGTGATCCGGGACGACGTCCCGCCCGGCGCCCTGGCGGTCTCCGAGGGGAACCGCCAGCGCAACGTCGAGGGCTGGACCCGGCGCAAGCGTCCGGGCACGGCGTCCGCGGAGGCGGCGGAGCAGGCCGAGCGGCACAGAGCCGACAACGAGCAGTGA
- a CDS encoding acyl-CoA desaturase, whose amino-acid sequence MTAAAEVPTTTARKREVIPEYEPEPRGKAERYTVFAFVFIPLIALLAAVPFFWGWGLSMTDIAIGVVFYLISGLGITVGFHRHFTHGSFKANRPLRIALAIAGSMAIEGSVIKWVADHRRHHKYADAEGDPHSPWRFGDDWKSVAKGLYYAHMAWMYLDEKKTSPRRFTPDLLKDKDVVLVDKLFLPIVLFSLGAPALIGGLVTMSWWGALTAFFWASLVRVALLHHVTWSINSICHTIGEENFEVRDRSRNVWWLAIPSFGESWHNLHHADPTCARHGVFKGQIDISARVIWAFEKFGWATKVRWPNNERLAAKRVKV is encoded by the coding sequence ATGACCGCAGCTGCTGAGGTGCCGACCACGACCGCCCGCAAACGCGAGGTCATTCCGGAGTACGAACCCGAACCGAGGGGCAAGGCCGAGCGCTACACGGTCTTCGCCTTCGTCTTCATCCCGCTCATCGCGCTGCTGGCGGCGGTCCCGTTCTTCTGGGGCTGGGGCCTGTCGATGACCGACATCGCCATCGGCGTGGTCTTCTACCTGATCAGCGGCCTGGGCATCACGGTCGGCTTCCACCGGCACTTCACCCACGGCTCGTTCAAGGCCAACCGCCCGCTGCGCATCGCGCTGGCGATCGCCGGCAGCATGGCCATCGAGGGCAGCGTCATCAAGTGGGTGGCCGACCACCGCCGCCACCACAAGTACGCCGACGCCGAGGGCGACCCGCACTCGCCGTGGCGCTTCGGCGACGACTGGAAGTCCGTGGCCAAGGGCCTGTACTACGCGCACATGGCGTGGATGTACCTGGACGAGAAGAAGACCTCCCCGCGCCGCTTCACGCCCGACCTGCTCAAGGACAAGGACGTCGTCCTCGTCGACAAGCTCTTCCTGCCGATCGTCCTGTTCTCGCTGGGCGCGCCGGCCCTCATCGGCGGCCTGGTCACCATGTCCTGGTGGGGCGCGCTGACCGCGTTCTTCTGGGCGAGCCTGGTGCGAGTCGCCCTGCTGCACCACGTCACCTGGTCGATCAACTCCATCTGCCACACCATCGGCGAGGAGAACTTCGAGGTCCGTGACCGCTCCCGCAACGTGTGGTGGCTGGCCATCCCGTCCTTCGGCGAGTCCTGGCACAACCTGCACCACGCCGACCCGACCTGCGCCCGCCACGGTGTGTTCAAGGGCCAGATCGACATCTCCGCCCGGGTCATCTGGGCGTTCGAGAAGTTCGGCTGGGCCACCAAGGTCCGCTGGCCCAACAACGAACGGCTCGCCGCCAAGCGGGTCAAGGTCTAG
- a CDS encoding TetR/AcrR family transcriptional regulator gives MRAADSHQTTRVRRKRMTGKERRQQLVEIGRELFAERGFDATSVEEIAARAGVSKPVVYEHFGGKEGIYAVVVDREMRTLLDMMGEALTADNARTKIEKAALALLRYVEENTVGFRVLTRDSHVASASGSFASLLNDIASQVEHIMVDEFADRGYDPALAPMYAQALVGMWALTGQWWLEVRRPKREVVAAHLVNLAWNGLSSLEARPKLQTKARGSD, from the coding sequence ATGAGAGCAGCCGACAGCCATCAGACGACCCGGGTGCGCCGTAAGCGCATGACGGGCAAGGAGCGTCGGCAACAGCTTGTGGAGATCGGCCGGGAGCTGTTCGCCGAACGCGGGTTCGACGCGACCTCCGTAGAGGAGATCGCCGCACGGGCCGGTGTGTCCAAGCCCGTGGTCTATGAGCACTTCGGTGGCAAGGAGGGCATCTACGCCGTCGTCGTGGACCGGGAGATGCGCACGCTCCTGGACATGATGGGCGAGGCCCTCACCGCCGACAACGCACGGACCAAGATCGAGAAGGCGGCCCTGGCGCTGCTCCGGTACGTGGAGGAGAACACCGTCGGGTTCCGGGTGCTCACCCGCGACTCGCACGTGGCCTCCGCCTCCGGCAGCTTCGCGAGCCTTCTCAACGACATCGCCAGCCAGGTCGAGCACATCATGGTCGACGAGTTCGCCGACCGCGGCTACGATCCGGCGCTCGCGCCCATGTACGCCCAGGCGCTGGTGGGTATGTGGGCCCTGACGGGGCAGTGGTGGCTGGAGGTGCGCAGACCCAAGCGCGAGGTGGTCGCGGCCCACCTGGTCAACCTCGCCTGGAACGGACTGTCGAGCCTGGAGGCGCGGCCGAAGCTGCAGACCAAGGCACGCGGATCGGACTGA
- a CDS encoding MarR family winged helix-turn-helix transcriptional regulator: MRDEVDGLIEAWRSQRPDVDVSPLEVFSRVSRLARHLDRARRTVFTEHSLETWEFDVLAELRRSGPPYELSPGRLLRATLVTSGTMTNRVDRLAAAGLVRRRPDPADKRGVLVRLTDQGAERIDAALASLVRYEESLLAPMPADDRAQLASLLRCLLAPLDRGPGDPQD; the protein is encoded by the coding sequence ATGCGCGATGAGGTGGATGGGCTGATCGAGGCGTGGCGCTCCCAACGCCCGGACGTGGACGTGTCACCGCTGGAGGTGTTCAGCCGGGTGTCCCGGCTTGCGCGCCATCTGGACCGCGCCCGCCGCACGGTGTTCACCGAGCACTCGCTGGAGACGTGGGAGTTCGACGTCCTGGCCGAACTGCGCCGCTCCGGCCCCCCGTACGAGCTCAGTCCCGGCCGCCTGCTCCGGGCCACCCTGGTGACCTCCGGGACGATGACCAACCGGGTGGACCGCCTGGCCGCCGCCGGCCTCGTCCGCCGCCGGCCCGACCCGGCCGACAAGCGCGGGGTGCTGGTGCGCCTCACCGACCAGGGCGCCGAACGGATCGACGCGGCTCTGGCCTCGCTCGTACGCTACGAGGAGTCGCTGCTGGCGCCGATGCCGGCCGACGACCGAGCACAGCTGGCATCGTTACTGAGATGCCTACTCGCTCCGCTCGACAGGGGTCCGGGCGATCCACAAGACTAG